A single genomic interval of Malania oleifera isolate guangnan ecotype guangnan chromosome 11, ASM2987363v1, whole genome shotgun sequence harbors:
- the LOC131168690 gene encoding polyadenylate-binding protein 7: MAFPPTVPASPVSLYVGDLHPDVNDGLLFDAFSDFKSLASVRVCRDSSTGRSFCYGYVNFISPQDAIRAIETKNNSALNGKVIRVMWSHRDPDARKSGIGNVFVKNLNDSIDNAALQNMFMKFGTILSCKVVTFEDGKSKGYGFVQFQSEESANAAIENLNGSNFGDKQIYVGKFVKKSDRIVPNPDAKYTNLYVKNLDLDLTEKLLEEKFSEFGKIVSLIISKDDNGNSKGFGFVNFENPDDARRALQAMNESQLGSKVMYVARAQKRAEREQILRRQFEEKRREQILKCKGSNVYVKNIDDDVNDDELREHFSQCGTITSAKLMRDDRGISKGFGFVCFSTPEEANKAVATLHGYMFHRKPLYVAIAQRKDERQAQLQLHYAQRMASLAGPSTTVIPSGYPPLYYPAPPGVVSQVPPRSGLMYQPLGLRPGWRPNAFAPPTGPAFQPPPLPMIPNTGRQHRQNRGRMNGHILPQGGGHSASLMPHLLQPAQLVTSSKELNNSQRTGQKYVPNGRLNKGNGVPSATSNPIGIGSQGSEMLSSMLAAASPEQQKQILGERLYPLVTKHKPDLAAKITGMLLEMDNSELLLLLESPDSLAAKVDEAVQVLKLSKTKVTNQDALHTGFLSAEVAVN, encoded by the exons ATGGCGTTTCCTCCGACGGTCCCTGCCTCGCCGGTGTCGCTCTACGTGGGCGACCTCCATCCCGACGTGAACGACGGGCTGCTCTTTGACGCCTTCTCCGACTTCAAGAGCCTTGCCTCCGTGCGCGTATGCAGAGACTCCTCCACCGGGAGGTCTTTTTGTTACGGCTATGTCAACTTTATTTCTCCGCAAGATG CAATTCGAGCTATTGAGACAAAAAATAACTCAGCGCTGAATGGCAAGGTGATAAGGGTAATGTGGTCTCATCGCGATCCAGATGCGAGAAAGAGTGGGATTGGAAACGTATTTGTCAAG AATTTGAATGATTCTATTGACAATGCGGCACTTCAAAATATGTTCATGAAATTTGGGACTATCTTGTCTTGCAAAGTTGTGACTTTTGAGGATGGAAAGAGCAAAGGATATGGCTTTGTCCAGTTTCAGTCTGAGGAATCGGCAAATGCTGCCATTGAGAATCTGAATGGCAGCAATTTCGGTGACAAACAGAT ATATGTTGGCAAATTTGTTAAGAAGAGTGATAGGATCGTGCCCAATCCTGATGCAAAATATACAAATCTATACGTCAAGAATCTGGATCTTGATTTAACTGAAAAGCTTCTGGAGGAGAAGTTTTCTGAGTTTGGGAAAATTGTTAGTTTAATTATTTCGAAGGATGATAACGGAAACTCAAAAGGTTTTGGATTTGTGAACTTTGAAAATCCTGATGATGCCAGGCGAGCTCTGCAAGCTATGAATGAATCACAACTTG GGTCAAAGGTCATGTACGTAGCAAGGGCACAGAAGAGAGCTGAGCGTGAACAAATTTTGCGTCGTCAATTTGAGGAGAAACGCAGGGAGCAAATTTTGAAATGCAAG GGGTCTAATGTGTATGTGAAGAACATTGATGATGATGTGAATGATGATGAGCTGCGAGAACACTTTAGTCAATGTGGCACAATCACCTCTGCAAAATTAATGCGAGATGATAGAGGAATAAGTAAGGGATTTGGTTTTGTTTGTTTCTCAACTCCTGAGGAGGCAAATAAAGCGGTGGCCACTCTTCATG GGTACATGTTTCACCGAAAGCCTCTATATGTTGCTATTGCTCAAAGGAAAGATGAGAGGCAAGCTCAATTGCAGCTTCATTATGCACAGCGCATGGCAAGTCTAGCAGGGCCTTCGACAACTGTTATCCCCAGTGGCTATCCTCCCCTTTACTACCCAGCTCCTCCAGGTGTTGTTTCACAGGTGCCTCCACGATCAGGGCTGATGTATCAACCTTTGGGTTTGAGACCAGGATGGAGACCTAATGCATTTGCACCTCCAACCGGACCAGCTTTTCAACCCCCGCCACTTCCTATG ATTCCCAATACTGGAAGGCAACATAGACAAAACAGGGGAAGGATGAATGGACATATACTTCCACAGGGAGGTGGTCACTCGGCTTCATTGATGCCACATTTGCTGCAGCCTGCTCAGTTAGTGACTTCATCAAAAGAGTTGAACAATTCACAG CGTACTGGGCAGAAGTATGTGCCAAATGGACGTCTGAACAAAGGAAATGGGGTTCCATCAGCCACTTCCAACCCCATTGGTATTGGGTCCCAAGGTTCAGAGATGTTGAGCAGCATGCTTGCTGCTGCTTCTCCTGAGCAGCAGAAACAGATACTGGGCGAGCGCCTCTATCCTCTTGTAACGAAACACAAG CCGGATCTGGCTGCAAAAATAACAGGAATGCTCTTGGAGATGGACAACTCGGAACTGCTTCTTTTATTGGAGTCACCCGATTCATTGGCTGCCAAAGTGGACGAAGCTGTGCAGGTACTCAAGCTCTCTAAGACCAAAGTTACCAATCAAGATGCTCTCCACACTGGTTTCCTCTCTGCTGAAGTTGCAGTAAACTGA